The genomic segment TATAAAACCATTAGAAACGTATTTCATTTTAATATGTTCTTTTATTACAGTATGTGTTAGTGCACAACAAGATCCTCAATATACCCAGTATATGTATAATACAATGGCGGTAAATCCGGCTTATGCCGGATCTACCGGCACTCTCGAAGCCGCACTTTTACACCGTTCGCAATGGGTAGGAATTTCAGGAGCGCCCGAAACACAATCGTTTTCAATTCACGGACCTTTAACTAATGAAACAATTGGTTTGGGATTAAGTATTGTAAATGATAAAATTGGTCCTTCAAATGAACTATATGTTGACGGAAACTTCTCTTATTCATTACCACTTGGTTACGATAAAAGATTAGCATTTGGTATAAAAGCAGGTATGAGAATGCTAAATATAGATTGGTCAAAAGGAAGATATTACGATAATAATGATGTTCTTTTAAACCAAAATATTAATAATCAAATGAAATTGGCAGTAGGAGCCGGAATCTACTATTACACACAAAGATTTTATTTAGGCTTTTCTATTCCAAGTTTTATGCAAAACAACTATTATGATGATGTTCAGGAATCTATAGATTATGATCGTTTACATTATTATTTAATGGGAGGATATGTTTTTGATTTGAGCCCAAGTTTAAAGTTCAAACCAGCGTTTTTAGTAAAAGCGGTAAGCGGAGCACCGATTACTGCTGATGTATCGGCAAATTTTATGATTGTTGAAAAATTTGTTATAGGAGGATCATACAGAACCGATGATTCGGTAAGTATTCTGGCAGGTTTTCAAATATCTCCTAGTTTTTATCTGGGTTATGCTTTTGATTACACCACAAGTCAGTTGAATAAATATAACGATGGAACACATGAATTTATACTTCGTTATACATTCAACAAAGGCCAAAGTAAAATTAAGTCTCCACGATTCTTCTAAAAACAAAACATATGAAAAAAGTATATATCCTAAGTTTAGTCTTGAGCATTACGTTTAGTTTTGCTCAAAAGACTAATTTAAAGAAAGCAGATGCTTTGTTTAGAAATTATTCATATACAGATGCATCAAAGGCTTACGAAGAAATTTTACAGAATGTTAAAAATCCAACGACGCAGACCATAAAAAACGCTGCCGACTCGTATTATTTTATTTCTGATGCAAGAAACGCTCTTAAATGGTATCGTAAACTATACGAAGTTCAGGGAAATAATTTAACTGATATTTACTATCTGCGTTATATTCAAACCATGAAAGCAGTCATGGATTATGATGAAGCAGACAGAATTACAAAAGAATATCTGGATAAAAAAGGAGACCAAAAGGAAATTGACCGCTATGTAGCTCAAAAAAAACAGTTAGATAGTTTAGCAAAAGCCAAGCCTCTTTATGATATAAAAAATCTGGATATCAATACCAGTAAATCTGATTTTGGAACTACTTTCTATCAGGAAAAAATTGTTTTTACATCGGCAAGAGATACCACCAAGTTTAGTGAAAAACTCTATACATGGAACAATCAGCCTTTCCTGAATTTGTATGTTTCAGAAAGAAATCCGGCAGATGGAAGTCTATTTAATGAAAGTCTGTTCATTCCAAACGTAATGAGCAAATATCATGAAGCTACAGCAACCTTTGACCCAAGCGGAAAAATAATTTATTACACCACCAACATTTTAAAGAAAAACAAACTGGTTGTGGATGGTGATAAAGTCAATAATTTCCAAATCGTAAAAGGCGATGTTGTAGATAATAAATTAGAAAATCCGCAAAATGTATTCTTCAGCAGTGATGATTATTCTGTTGGGCATCCCTCTTTAAGCGATGACGGAAAATGGCTTTTCTTTGCTTCAGATATGCCGGGAGGTTTTGGAGAAACAGACTTGTATGTTGTTAAAATTTCTGATGACGGAACAATGAGTTCTCCGCTGAATCTTGGACCAAAAATCAATACAATTGGTAATGACTTGTTTCCTTATTACAGAAACGGAATGCTTTATTTTTCTTCAGATGGACATTATGGTTTAGGAGATTTAGATGTTTACGAAAGCAAATTTTTGCCAGACGGAACTTTTACAACGCCTCGAAATCTGGGAGCTCCAATAAACAGTAACAAAGACGATTTTGCTTATATCGTTGATAAATCAGACTCATACGGTTATGTTTCATCAAACAGAGCAGGAGGAAAAGGCGACGATGATATTTATTCGTTTACAAAAGGAAAACCAGTTTGTAATCAAAGTATTTCCGGACTTGCTGTTGACAGAAAATCAAAACTTCCTCTGGCAGATGTAACTATTATGGCTTACAATTCGTTTAAAGAAGTTTTGGGCGAAACCAAAACAAACTACGAAGGAAAATATGCCATAGTGGTTCCTTGTGATAAAGTTGTAAACATGATTGCTGCCAAACCAAATTACAGCAGCGATGAAAAAACGGTAACAACAGGGAAAGATAACGAAGGAGAAATTCCAAATATCAATTTTGAACTTAGCAATTACGACGACTTAGTTGTGAAGAAAAAAGGTGTAGAAAAAGTAGATGTTAATCCAATTTATTTTGATTATGACAAATATGATATTACACCTTTGGCAATAGAAGAATTGACAAAAGTAGTTTTCATCATGCAGAAGTTTCCAAACATCAGAATCAAAATTGAATCACATACAGATTCAAGAGGAAAAGATGCTTATAATTTAAAACTTTCAGATAATAGAGCAAAATCAACCAGAGATTATATTATTTCTCAGGGAATAGACGCTTCAAGAATCGAAAGTGCCATTGGTTATGGCGAAAGCCGTTTAATCAATAAATGCAAAAATGGAGTGAAATGTACTGAAGAAGAACATTTGTTAAACAGACGCTCCGATTTCATCATTATTCAAAAATAGTACTATATTTACGATCTAATTTATTGATAATCAGATTTTAAAATATAGAACGCAAAACCATTTGGAAGTTGGTTTTTTTTAAATTCTTTTTTAAGAATAATGGACAAGGAGAAAATCAGGCCGCAAGCTTTTGCTGCCTGATTTTTGATTTTATAAAACTTTTGTGTTTAATGTTATTTGAACAAAAATAATCCTAATTTTGATATTCAGTTTATTTTAAAATCAAAATCAGAATTATTTTACCGCTTTATGAGTATTCAGGAAACCATTCAAAACTTAAGAGAAGAACTTAATCAGCACAACTACAACTACTATGTGCTGGATAATGCCACAATATCTGATTACGATTTTGACATCAAACTAAAAGAACTTCAGGATTTAGAAAATAAGCATCCGGAGTTTTTTGATGAAGATTCGCCAACGCAGCGAGTAGGCGGGACTGTTGTAAATAAATTTCAAACTTTTCCACATGAGAATAGAATGTATTCTCTTGAAAACTCTTATTCTAAAGAGGATTTATTGGAATGGGAAAAAAGAAATAAAAAGTTTTTAGGTATTGATTCACAATTATCATATGTATGTGAATTGAAATATGATGGAGCATCAATAAGTATAACTTATATTGATGGAAAATTACATAGGGCATTAACTCGTGGAGATGGATTTCAGGGAGATGATGTAACTAATAATATTAAAACAATAAGAACTGTTCCAAAAAAATTAAAAGGAGTTGACTACCCTTATAAATTTGATATTCGTGGCGAGATTATCTTACCTTTCACTGGTTTCGAAAAAATGAATAAAGATTTGATTGAAATTGGTGAAACACCTTATTCTAATCCAAGAAATACAGCTTCCGGAAGCTTAAAATTGAAAGACAGTGCAGAAGTTGCCAAAAGACCGTTGGAATGTCTATTATACTTTTTGACAGGAGCAACAAGCGAACAAATGTGCTGGAATACACAAAAAGAGGCTCTAGAATGTGCTTCTAGATGGGGATTTAAAGTTCCTAAAGAGTTTGAGTTTGCTTCAAATATGGAAGGAGTATTTAAATTTATTGAAAAATGGGATCAAGAGAGATATAATTTACCTTATGAGACAGATGGTGTTGTAATTAAAGTTAATGATTGTTATTATCAAAATGAATTAGGTTATACAGCAAAATCACCGCGCTGGGCAATCGCATACAAATTCAAATCAGAGCAGGTTTCAACCAAATTAAAATCAATATCCTATCAGGTTGGGCGTACAGGAGCCATTACTCCGGTTGCCAATTTAGAACCGGTACAATTGGCAGGAACTATTGTAAAAAGAGCTTCATTGCATAATGCAGATCAAATAGAAAAACTGGATATCAGAATAAATGATACCGTTTTTGTTGAAAAAGGAGGAGAAATCATTCCTAAAATTATTGCTGTAGATTTAGACAAACGTCCGGAAAATTCAGAAGTGACACATTATATTACTCATTGTCCGGAATGCCAGACCGAATTGGTAAGAAATGCCGGAGAAGCCAATCATTACTGCCCGAATTTCTATGGCTGCCCGCCGCAGATTATAGGAAGAATTCAACATTACATTTCAAGAAAAGCGATGGATATCGAAGGACTTGGCGGAGAAACTGTTGCTTTACTTTTCAAGAACAATTTAGTTCATAACTACGCCGATTTGTATGAATTAAAAGTTGAAGACATTCTGCATTTAGAAAGAATGGCTCAAAAATCAGCAGAAAATTTAGTTAACGGAGT from the Flavobacterium sp. genome contains:
- a CDS encoding type IX secretion system membrane protein PorP/SprF encodes the protein MKLYIKPLETYFILICSFITVCVSAQQDPQYTQYMYNTMAVNPAYAGSTGTLEAALLHRSQWVGISGAPETQSFSIHGPLTNETIGLGLSIVNDKIGPSNELYVDGNFSYSLPLGYDKRLAFGIKAGMRMLNIDWSKGRYYDNNDVLLNQNINNQMKLAVGAGIYYYTQRFYLGFSIPSFMQNNYYDDVQESIDYDRLHYYLMGGYVFDLSPSLKFKPAFLVKAVSGAPITADVSANFMIVEKFVIGGSYRTDDSVSILAGFQISPSFYLGYAFDYTTSQLNKYNDGTHEFILRYTFNKGQSKIKSPRFF
- a CDS encoding OmpA family protein; translation: MKKVYILSLVLSITFSFAQKTNLKKADALFRNYSYTDASKAYEEILQNVKNPTTQTIKNAADSYYFISDARNALKWYRKLYEVQGNNLTDIYYLRYIQTMKAVMDYDEADRITKEYLDKKGDQKEIDRYVAQKKQLDSLAKAKPLYDIKNLDINTSKSDFGTTFYQEKIVFTSARDTTKFSEKLYTWNNQPFLNLYVSERNPADGSLFNESLFIPNVMSKYHEATATFDPSGKIIYYTTNILKKNKLVVDGDKVNNFQIVKGDVVDNKLENPQNVFFSSDDYSVGHPSLSDDGKWLFFASDMPGGFGETDLYVVKISDDGTMSSPLNLGPKINTIGNDLFPYYRNGMLYFSSDGHYGLGDLDVYESKFLPDGTFTTPRNLGAPINSNKDDFAYIVDKSDSYGYVSSNRAGGKGDDDIYSFTKGKPVCNQSISGLAVDRKSKLPLADVTIMAYNSFKEVLGETKTNYEGKYAIVVPCDKVVNMIAAKPNYSSDEKTVTTGKDNEGEIPNINFELSNYDDLVVKKKGVEKVDVNPIYFDYDKYDITPLAIEELTKVVFIMQKFPNIRIKIESHTDSRGKDAYNLKLSDNRAKSTRDYIISQGIDASRIESAIGYGESRLINKCKNGVKCTEEEHLLNRRSDFIIIQK
- the ligA gene encoding NAD-dependent DNA ligase LigA, whose product is MSIQETIQNLREELNQHNYNYYVLDNATISDYDFDIKLKELQDLENKHPEFFDEDSPTQRVGGTVVNKFQTFPHENRMYSLENSYSKEDLLEWEKRNKKFLGIDSQLSYVCELKYDGASISITYIDGKLHRALTRGDGFQGDDVTNNIKTIRTVPKKLKGVDYPYKFDIRGEIILPFTGFEKMNKDLIEIGETPYSNPRNTASGSLKLKDSAEVAKRPLECLLYFLTGATSEQMCWNTQKEALECASRWGFKVPKEFEFASNMEGVFKFIEKWDQERYNLPYETDGVVIKVNDCYYQNELGYTAKSPRWAIAYKFKSEQVSTKLKSISYQVGRTGAITPVANLEPVQLAGTIVKRASLHNADQIEKLDIRINDTVFVEKGGEIIPKIIAVDLDKRPENSEVTHYITHCPECQTELVRNAGEANHYCPNFYGCPPQIIGRIQHYISRKAMDIEGLGGETVALLFKNNLVHNYADLYELKVEDILHLERMAQKSAENLVNGVQKSKEIPFESVLFALGIRFVGETVAKKLAKHYKNIDALSQASLTDLVLVDEIGERIAKSVIEFFENEDNKVIIERLKNYGIQFEIVERVNPNATDKFAGKTFVVSGVFSQFSRDELKKAIEDNGGKVVSSISAKTDFVVAGDNMGPAKLEKASKLNIPIISEDDFITKLNEG